The genome window CCAGTTCGGACAAAGGCAATAACACAAAGGCGTTTTTAGTAATTTCATCCCGCGGTAATTCAACAGGTTCTTTGCACACGAGTTGATCGTAAGTCAGCAAATCCAGATCCAGCCGTTTGCCACAAAACTTAGGCGATTTCACAGGTCGGCCATACTTTTGTTCTATCGCCTTAAAGGCTGCCACACAGTCAGCTACAGATAAATGGGTGTTGGCTTGCGCCACCAGATTATAAAACGCATCACCATCAAAACCCACAGCTTCACTTTCATACACAGCAGAGCAGCGAATTTCACCGAATAATGCAGACAGCTCAAGATAAGCGGCGCTGATATGCAAATCACGCTCTATATTGCTGCCAATACTGATATAAATCAGCGCCATTACCAATTCCCACGGGATATAGACACGCCCACACTAGCAGCTGCTGGCACAGCGGCAGGCTTGGCAATAGTCACTTTTACCGCTTTAGTCGGGAATTTTTTCAGCACCATAGCTGCTACTTTTTCAGCAACAGTTTCAATTAATTCATGAGGTTGCTGGCAAAGTTCTGCAATGGCAGTACAAACAGCGCTGTAATCCAACGTATATTGCAAATCGTCAGTCGCGGCAGCCTGGCGAATATCGGTAGCGAGCTCCAAATCAAACTCCAGCGTTTGCTGTATGGCTTTTTCCCACTCATACACACCTATTACGGTCTGAACCTTGAACTGCTTGATAAAAACTATATCCGTCATAGATTTCCGCTTTTGTTAAAGACTTGTTTCAGGTAGGCTGGTCGGATAGGCAAAAATTAAAAAAGCCTATACTCTGAACACCTTATTAAACAGGACGCGATTTTAGCGCACTTTGCCGGACTGAGGAACCTTAATCCATGACCGTCACTATAGCGATTTTGATGCTGTTAGCTTATTTAAGCGGCTCAATCTCGTCTGCCATTCTGGTCAGCCGCATATTCAGGCTGCCCGATCCGCGCACTCATGGTTCATGTAATCCGGGCGCAACCAACGTATTGCGTTTAGGCGGCGCTGTTCCAGCCTCTATGGTGCTGGTATTTGATGTGCTCAAAGGCACTATTCCGGTTTGGGGTTCTTATTTTTTAGGCATAGAAGCCTTTTATCTGGGTATGATTGCAGTCTGCGCCTGTTTAGGTCATATATTCCCCATCTTTTTTGGCTTTAAAGGCGGTAAAGCAGTCGCTACAGCTTTTGGCAGTATGATGCCTATAGGGCTTGATTTAGCTGGTTTATTGATTTCTACCTGGATGATGCTGATAGGGGCTACCGGCTATTCGTCGCTGGCGGCTATCGTCACTGTAGGCCTGGCGCCTATTTTTACTTGGTTTATCAAACCTTTGTATACCATCCCAGTGTCGATGCTGAGCCTGCTGATTATTATCCGTCACAAAGACAATATCATCAGGCTCTGGAATGATCAGGAAACTAAGGTCTGGCATAAAAACCGCAAAACCAAAGCTCAAGATCCCGAACAGGAATAATTAAAGACCCCAATTAATTACAAGGCGGGTAATTGCTCCATAGGCCAACGTGGCGTCACACCTATGGTTAAATCCTGCTGCTGCCCTGCTCTTAAACGTTGAAAACCTGCAAAAGCAATCATAGCGCCGTTGTCGGTGCAGAATTCTTTACGTGGGTAATAGACTTCGCCTTTTAAGCTTTTCAGTAAAACTTCCAGCTGTTCACGTAACGACGTATTGGCACTAACACCACCTGCGACCACTAAACGTTTTAAGCGCTGCTCTTTTAACGCACGACGACACTTTAATACCAGCGTATCCACTACAGCCTGCTGAAATGACGCTGCAATATCTGCCTGTACTTCAGGGCTTTTGCCTTCGGCTGCAATCACATTAGCAGCGGCTGTTTTTAAACCACTGAAACTGAAATTTAAGCCAGGTCTGTCTGTCATTGGACGTGGAAAAGCGTATTTATCGGCCTGACCTTGTGTAGCTAATTTGGCAAGCAAAGGCCCACCTGGGTACTCCAGCCCCATCAATTTAGCTGTTTTATCAAAAGCTTCACCTGCCGCATCATCGACAGATTCGCCTAATAACTGATACTGACCTATACCATCCACCCGCACGAGCTGGGTGTGACCGCCAGACACTAACAAAGCGATAAAAGGAAACTCCGGCGGGTTTTCTTCCAGCATAGGCGCCAGTAAATGGCCTTCCATATGATGCACTGCAAGTGCTGGTTTGCCCCAGGCAAAAGCTAAACTACGACCTATTGATGCGCCCACTAACAAAGCTCCGGCTAAACCCGGACCTGCTGTATAAGCCACACCATCTATATCGGAGGCTTCACAACCAGCTTCTTTTAACGCTTGTTGAATTAAAGGCAAAGTTTTACGTATATGGTCACGTGAGGCCAGTTCAGGCACTACACCGCCGTAATCTGCATGCAAAGGGATCTGGCTGTATAACACATGACTTAGCAGACCCCGCTCTTCGTCGTACACAGCGATGCCGGTTTCATCACACGATGTTTCTATGCCAAGTACTCGCATTTTTCTCCCCTTACCTATATGCTACGCGGCGAATTGTACTGGGATCCGAGCATCATCACCAGTACAACACTTATTGCTTTACATTGGGGCTGGCTTTTGAGTAAAATGCCGCACCATTTTTAATCGTATTGGTTAGACACTAACCAGAGTTGACCGAGGTGAGAATTTAATGCCTGTTGTTAAAGTAAAAGAAAACGAACCATTTGACGTAGCTTTACGTCGTTTCAAGCGCTCTTGTGAAAAAGCTGGCGTATTAGCTGATGTACGCTCTAAAGAGTTTTTCGAGAAGCCAACTTGGGTTCGTAAGCGTAAGAAAGCTGCCGCTGTTAAGCGTCACATGAAAAAGCTTTCTCGCGAAAACGCTCGTCGCATCAAGCTTTACTAAGATTATTGCCTGACCTATGGCATTGTTAGAACAGCTGCAAGAAGCCCAAAAAGACGCAATGCGTGCCAAAGACAAATTGCGTCTCGGCACTATTCGTTTAGCTTTAGCTGAAATCAAACAACGTCAAATTGACTCGCAGATGGTGCCTGATGACACCAATATTCTTCCTGTACTTACCAAAATGGTAAAGCAGCGGAAAGAATCTGCCAGTCAATACAGTGCAGCAGGTCGGCAAGATTTAGCTGATATTGAATTAGCAGAAATCGTAATCGTAGAACAGTTTTTGCCACAAGCCTTATCTCAGGCTGAGCTGGATGATTTAGTGCAACACGCTATTACTGCTGTTGCAGCCTCTGGAATGCAGGACATGGCGAAAGTCATGGCCCACTTAAAGCCACAGGTTCAAGGCCGTACTGATATGGCCGTTTTAAGTCAGGTTATTAAAGCTCGTTTGAGTTAAGCTTCTAGCTGAACTACTGCACGCCGTGCCCTTAGCACGGCTTGTCTTTTTCTGAATACAAGTAAAAAGGAAAAAGGTGGCAGGACAAATCCCCAGACACTTTATCGACGACTTATTAGCTCGTACAGATATAGTGGAACTGATAGATCACAGAGTTCCGTTAAAAAAGGCCGGTAAGAATTACCAGGCTTGTTGCCCTTTCCATAACGAAAAATCCCCTTCTTTTACCGTAAGTAGCGACAAACAGTTTTATCATTGCTTTGGTTGTGGCGCTCACGGCAATGCCATCAGTTTTATGATGGCGTACGAACAACTTGAATTTGTAGAAGCCATTGAAGAACTGGCGAAGCAGCATCATTTAGAGATACCACGCGAACAAGGCAGTGGTAAGCAGTATCCGCAGGCTCAGGCAGACGATTACAGCCAGATGCAAAAAGCGGCAGATTTGTATCAGCAACAGCTGAAGCAACAGGTTCATGCTGCCACTTATTTGCAGAAACGTGGTATTTCAGAGGCCACAGCGACAAAATACGGCATAGGCTACGCACCTGATAGCTGGGATTTTGTATTAAAGCAGTTAGGCGTTTCACGTTCAGCTCGTGATCAGCTGTTTGAAATTAAACTGATCAGCCGCAATGATCAGGGTCGTGAATATGATTTTTTCCGTGACCGGCTGATGTTTCCGATCAGGGATAAACGCGGCAGAGTGATAGGTTTCGGCGGCAGAGTGATAGGTGAAGGTACGCCAAAGTATCTAAACTCACCAGAGACCCGCCTTTTCCATAAAGGCCGTGAACTTTATGGTTTATACGAAGCCAGACAAAGCCAGGACAGGCTGAATCGTGTGCTGATTGTTGAAGGTTATATGGACGTGGTGGGGCTTGCCGAGCAAGGAATATCTTTTGCAGTGGCTTGTTTAGGCACCGCCACGACCCCAGATCACATGCATACGTTATTCCGCCTGACCAGCACTGTCACTTGCTGTTATGACGGTGACAGAGCAGGCCGAGACGCCGCATGGCGCGCCTTACAAAGTGCCTTACCGCATTTAAAAGACGGCGTAGAACTGAATTTTGTATTTTTACCGGACGGCGAAGACCCGGACTCGCTGGTGCAAAAAGAAGGCAAAGATGCCTTTTTAAACCGTCTGGAACAGGCTATGCCTTTAGGTCAGTATTTATTTGACCATCTGGCCAAAGAGTTAGATTTAAACAGCGACGCCGGAAAATCCGCCTTATGGGTTAAAGGTAACGAGCTGATTAAACAAATTCCAAGTGAATTTTACCGCGATGCCTTGTTTGAAACCCTGGGATCGCTGGTTGGTAAATCGTCGCAGCAAAACACTGCGGCCAGAAGCCAGACTAAGGTGCAGAGCAAAGCCCCTGCGACCACAAAAATTACGCCGATGCGCCGGGCTATTGCGTTGTTACTGCAATACCCTGCCCTTGCCAAAGTGATGCCACTGGCTCCTGAACTGGCTCAGGCGAATTTACCTGGTATTCAGTTATTGCTGACAGTACAGGAGACTTTATTAGCTCAGCCTGAACTGACTACGGCGCAATTGCTGGAACACTGGCGCGATACGCCTGAATACAACATATTGGTGAAGCTGGCGTTATGGGACCATCAGGTTGCCGAAGAGCAGTTAACTAAAGAATTTCTGGATACCTTCCGCTCTATAGAAGATCAGTATCTGGGTCAACGTCTGGAAGAATTGCAACGCAAAGATACTTTGCAGCAACTGACCACGGCGGAAAAACACGAATTTGTGTTGCTGTTAAAAGCTTTTAAAAGCAAATAACCGTGAGTAAGCCGTCATTGCGCGGTGGCTAGAAAAGCCGCGCTTTGTTATAATCGCTAATTCGCATTTTTGAACTAACTATTTGGGTGGAAGAACAGCCTCTATGGAGCATAATCCTCAGTCGCAACTAAAACTCCTGATCTTGAAGGGTAAAGAGCAAGGTTATTTGACCTTTGCTGAAGTGAATGATCATCTTCCACAAGATATTATTGACTCCGATCAGATCGAAGACATTATCCGTATGATCAATGACATGGGTATTCAGGTGTTTGAAACAGCACCAGATGCCGATGACCTGATCATGTCTGACGCTGCGCCGGATGAAGACGCCGCAGAAGAAGCCGCTCAGGCTTTAGTCAGTGTGGATAAAGAGTTAGGTCGCACTACAGATCCGGTCCGCATGTATATGCGCGAAATGGGCACTGTAGAGCTGTTAACCCGTGAAGGCGAAATCGACATCGCCAAGCGGATTGAAGATGGTATCAATCAGGTTCAGACCTCTGTGGCTGAATACCCTGAAGCCATCACCTACCTGTTAGAACAGTGGGATAAATTCGAAGCCGAAGAAATTCGCTTAAGTGACATCGTCACCGCTTTTATCGATCCAAACGAAGTGGATGATATGGCCCCAACGGCCACTCATATCGGTTCTGACGTGCCAGAAGAAGAACTGGCCGATGAAGACGCTGATATCACAGGCGATGACGAAGAGTCAGAAGACTCGGACGAAGAGGCTGACACTGGCCCGGATCCGGAAATGGCGCGCGAGAAGTTTGGTGAACTGCGTACTCAGTACGAAGTAACCCGTGCCTCTATCGTCAAAAACGGCCGTGAGCACCAGACCACCAAAGAAGAAATTGAAAAACTGAGCGAAGTTTTCCGTTGCTTCCGTTTAGTGCCAAAACAGTTCGACCGTCTGGTCAAAAACATGCGTGAAATGATGGACCGCGTGCGCGTCCAGGAACGTATTGTGATGAAGAACTGCGTTGAGTACGCAAAAATGCCAAAGAAAAACTTTATGAAGTCTTTCAGTGGCAACGAAAACTCAACTAGCTGGATCGACGCCGAAATCGCTGCAGGTAAACCTTATTCAGCCAAGCTGGGTGAGATGCGTGACGATTTGTATCGCAGCGTTGAGAAGCTGAAAAAAATTGAAGAAGAAACTGGTCTTTCCATCTTTAAAATTAAAGATATCAACCGTCGCATGTCGATTGGTGAAGCTAAGGCCCGTCGTGCGAAAAAAGAAATGGTTGAGGCGAACTTACGTCTGGTTATTTCTATCGCGAAAAAATACACCAACCGTGGCTTACAATTCCTTGATTTAATTCAGGAAGGTAACATCGGCTTGATGAAAGCTGTCGACAAGTTCGAATACCGTCGTGGTTATAAGTTTTCAACTTATGCTACATGGTGGATCCGTCAGGCTATTACCCGTTCTATCGCTGACCAGGCACGTACTATCCGTATCCCTGTGCATATGATCGAAACCATCAACAAACTGAACCGTATTTCACGTCAGATGTTGCAGGAAATGGGTCGTGAGCCGTCTCCGGAAGAATTGTCCGAACGTATGGGCATGCCGGAAGACAAGATCCGTAAAGTGCTGAAAATTGCGAAAGAGCCAATCTCCATGGAAACACCAATAGGTGATGATGAAGATTCGCATCTGGGCGATTTTATCGAAGACAGCTCTTCAGAATCGCCGCTGGATTCAGCCACCATGGAAAGCTTAAAAGCCGCCACCAACGAAGTGTTGGCCGGTTTAACAGCCCGTGAAGCAAAAGTACTGCGTATGCGTTTTGGTATCGATATGAATACCGACCATACACTGGAAGAAGTGGGTAAACAGTTTGACGTAACACGGGAACGTATCCGTCAAATCGAAGCCAAAGCGCTGCGTAAACTGCGCCACCCTTCCCGTTCAGAAGTATTAAAAAGCTTCCTCGACGAGTAGATTTGTTTCGCGTCGAAAATGTGCTCCTGCATTTGCGACGTACCGTCCTTCCATGGACATAAAAGAGGCACCTTCGGGTGCTTTTTGTTTTTTACTCTACGAAAATCGCCATGCTTAAAGACATAGACCTGAGCCATATCCGCAGTTTCGAATTGGAGGAACATGTTGCATTCCCTGCTCATTCCGGTTTACCTGCAATGTTAGATCCAAAAGGCGCTCCATTCCTTCCTTTAACCGCGGTTCAACCAATACCCCATAAACCCCAGCAAAAAAATAATAAGGCAGACAGATACAAAAAACCTGTTGGCGATTGCCAACGTATTGGTTGTCGAATGAACTCTGCAAAACGCAAATTAACCAGATGCAACTCAAACAGCAAAGCAAGCATCAGTAATGCCAATGCAAGTTGGTAATAGCGCTGGGGATCTGCGCTGCCATAAAACCAAGGCGAACATAACGCATATAGAAAAACCAGATAGATAAATAACATTTTCATCTTTTTATAAGAAAACTGGAAAAGCTTCTTAATATCCATGATTTTTCTCCTGTTAAATATAATGGCTGGCAACAGCGACACTATTGCCAGCCACACATCCTTTACTCGAGAGCATCACTAATCCAGCGCTGCACAGACGTATTAGTATTCAACCACTGCCCCACGGTATATCCTGCCTGGAAAGCACCTGCTAAAAAACCCAGCGCAGCGACAAACCGAGTTGCTGCAGCAAGATTTTTGGGGCTGTAAAATTCTCCACCAGAAACAGCTGCAATCTGTTTAGTATCTAATATGATCATATGTGTTTCTCCTTGAACAAATGAAAGCCTGCCTTTCAGGCTAAGTATTAGCTCGAATAACCAAACCTAAAGGTTGTGGTTTTCGAGGATCACATCTGCGCTTAACAAAAAACACAGGACTGCAGCGACATCACCTTTTGTAAGCACGGATTACTGGGAACTCAGCTTATTTCAACACTACATACTGGTTCTTTAATAGCGAGCAGCATTTCAACCTTCTGTAATAGCACAATATCACGAGCATTTTTTACCACATCCCTATGATGGGAAACAAAACGCCGATAGAGAAAAGCACTAAACCTGAGCCTCGTCTGCTGGCAATATTGAATAAAATCAAGGACTCGGACAGAGGCTCTAAATGCAGAATTCGACTGTAATAACGTCAGAAAAGACGC of Rheinheimera sp. MM224 contains these proteins:
- the rpsU gene encoding 30S ribosomal protein S21, which codes for MPVVKVKENEPFDVALRRFKRSCEKAGVLADVRSKEFFEKPTWVRKRKKAAAVKRHMKKLSRENARRIKLY
- the plsY gene encoding glycerol-3-phosphate 1-O-acyltransferase PlsY, which gives rise to MTVTIAILMLLAYLSGSISSAILVSRIFRLPDPRTHGSCNPGATNVLRLGGAVPASMVLVFDVLKGTIPVWGSYFLGIEAFYLGMIAVCACLGHIFPIFFGFKGGKAVATAFGSMMPIGLDLAGLLISTWMMLIGATGYSSLAAIVTVGLAPIFTWFIKPLYTIPVSMLSLLIIIRHKDNIIRLWNDQETKVWHKNRKTKAQDPEQE
- the folK gene encoding 2-amino-4-hydroxy-6-hydroxymethyldihydropteridine diphosphokinase, translating into MALIYISIGSNIERDLHISAAYLELSALFGEIRCSAVYESEAVGFDGDAFYNLVAQANTHLSVADCVAAFKAIEQKYGRPVKSPKFCGKRLDLDLLTYDQLVCKEPVELPRDEITKNAFVLLPLSELAPEQIHPLTGQNYQQMWQNYQVPQKLWQVAFNWPDAAPATAV
- the dnaG gene encoding DNA primase translates to MAGQIPRHFIDDLLARTDIVELIDHRVPLKKAGKNYQACCPFHNEKSPSFTVSSDKQFYHCFGCGAHGNAISFMMAYEQLEFVEAIEELAKQHHLEIPREQGSGKQYPQAQADDYSQMQKAADLYQQQLKQQVHAATYLQKRGISEATATKYGIGYAPDSWDFVLKQLGVSRSARDQLFEIKLISRNDQGREYDFFRDRLMFPIRDKRGRVIGFGGRVIGEGTPKYLNSPETRLFHKGRELYGLYEARQSQDRLNRVLIVEGYMDVVGLAEQGISFAVACLGTATTPDHMHTLFRLTSTVTCCYDGDRAGRDAAWRALQSALPHLKDGVELNFVFLPDGEDPDSLVQKEGKDAFLNRLEQAMPLGQYLFDHLAKELDLNSDAGKSALWVKGNELIKQIPSEFYRDALFETLGSLVGKSSQQNTAARSQTKVQSKAPATTKITPMRRAIALLLQYPALAKVMPLAPELAQANLPGIQLLLTVQETLLAQPELTTAQLLEHWRDTPEYNILVKLALWDHQVAEEQLTKEFLDTFRSIEDQYLGQRLEELQRKDTLQQLTTAEKHEFVLLLKAFKSK
- a CDS encoding GatB/YqeY domain-containing protein — protein: MALLEQLQEAQKDAMRAKDKLRLGTIRLALAEIKQRQIDSQMVPDDTNILPVLTKMVKQRKESASQYSAAGRQDLADIELAEIVIVEQFLPQALSQAELDDLVQHAITAVAASGMQDMAKVMAHLKPQVQGRTDMAVLSQVIKARLS
- the folB gene encoding dihydroneopterin aldolase: MTDIVFIKQFKVQTVIGVYEWEKAIQQTLEFDLELATDIRQAAATDDLQYTLDYSAVCTAIAELCQQPHELIETVAEKVAAMVLKKFPTKAVKVTIAKPAAVPAAASVGVSISRGNW
- the tsaD gene encoding tRNA (adenosine(37)-N6)-threonylcarbamoyltransferase complex transferase subunit TsaD is translated as MRVLGIETSCDETGIAVYDEERGLLSHVLYSQIPLHADYGGVVPELASRDHIRKTLPLIQQALKEAGCEASDIDGVAYTAGPGLAGALLVGASIGRSLAFAWGKPALAVHHMEGHLLAPMLEENPPEFPFIALLVSGGHTQLVRVDGIGQYQLLGESVDDAAGEAFDKTAKLMGLEYPGGPLLAKLATQGQADKYAFPRPMTDRPGLNFSFSGLKTAAANVIAAEGKSPEVQADIAASFQQAVVDTLVLKCRRALKEQRLKRLVVAGGVSANTSLREQLEVLLKSLKGEVYYPRKEFCTDNGAMIAFAGFQRLRAGQQQDLTIGVTPRWPMEQLPAL
- the rpoD gene encoding RNA polymerase sigma factor RpoD; protein product: MEHNPQSQLKLLILKGKEQGYLTFAEVNDHLPQDIIDSDQIEDIIRMINDMGIQVFETAPDADDLIMSDAAPDEDAAEEAAQALVSVDKELGRTTDPVRMYMREMGTVELLTREGEIDIAKRIEDGINQVQTSVAEYPEAITYLLEQWDKFEAEEIRLSDIVTAFIDPNEVDDMAPTATHIGSDVPEEELADEDADITGDDEESEDSDEEADTGPDPEMAREKFGELRTQYEVTRASIVKNGREHQTTKEEIEKLSEVFRCFRLVPKQFDRLVKNMREMMDRVRVQERIVMKNCVEYAKMPKKNFMKSFSGNENSTSWIDAEIAAGKPYSAKLGEMRDDLYRSVEKLKKIEEETGLSIFKIKDINRRMSIGEAKARRAKKEMVEANLRLVISIAKKYTNRGLQFLDLIQEGNIGLMKAVDKFEYRRGYKFSTYATWWIRQAITRSIADQARTIRIPVHMIETINKLNRISRQMLQEMGREPSPEELSERMGMPEDKIRKVLKIAKEPISMETPIGDDEDSHLGDFIEDSSSESPLDSATMESLKAATNEVLAGLTAREAKVLRMRFGIDMNTDHTLEEVGKQFDVTRERIRQIEAKALRKLRHPSRSEVLKSFLDE